The following proteins are encoded in a genomic region of Roseinatronobacter sp. S2:
- a CDS encoding pyruvate carboxylase: MAEFQKILIANRGEIAIRIMRAANELGKRTVAVYAEEDKLGLHRFKADEAYRIGEGMGPVAAYLSIDEIIRVAKQAGADAIHPGYGLLSENPDLIDACVENGITFIGPKAETMRALGDKASARRVAIEAGVPVIPATEVLDDDMDKIRAMADEVGYPLMLKASHGGGGRGMRAVNGPEELEAMVREGRREAEAAFGNGEGYLEKMIQRARHVEVQLLGDTHGNLYHLYERDCTVQRRNQKVVERAPAPYLSAEQRAEICELGLKIGRAVGYQNAGTVEFLMDMDEGKFYFIEVNPRVQVEHTVTEEVTGIDIVKAQIRVAEGATLSEATGTPSQGDVTLSGHALQCRITTEDPLNNFIPDYGRLTAYRSATGMGIRLDGGTAYAGGVITRYYDSLLVKVTAWAATPEESIARMDRALREFRIRGVSTNIDFVINLLKHPTFLDYSYTTKFIDTTDALFHFRKRRDRATKILTYIADITVNGHPETAGRVRPAAGIKTPAAPTVTGQPPRGAKQILDEQGPQAVADWMAAEKRLLLTDTTMRDAHQSLLATRMRSIDMIRVAPAYAHMLPQLFSMECWGGATFDVAYRFLQECPWQRLRDLRARMPNLMTQMLLRASNGVGYTNYPDNVVQFFVRQAAETGVDVFRVFDSLNWVENMRVAMDAVLDANKVCEGTICYTGDILNPERAKYDLKYYVRMGQDLKAAGAHVLGLKDMAGLLKPASARMLIKALKEDVGLPIHFHTHDTGGIAGATILAAAEAGVDAADAAMDAFSGNTSQPTLGSIVEALRFTDRDTGLDMGAIRKISDYWEDVRAHYAAFESAQQAPSSEVYLHEMPGGQFTNLKAQARSMGLEDRWPEVARTYADVNMMFGDIVKVTPSSKVVGDMALMMVSQGLTRADVENPDRDVSFPDSVIDMMRGNLGQPPGGWPDGILRKILKDEAPLTERPGARLPPVDLDATRAELSAELEGFTVDDEDLNGYLMYPKVFLDYMGRHRVYGPVRALPTQTFFYGMEPGEEISAEIAPGKTLEIRVVAVSETGDDGDVKVFFELNGQPRTIRVPNREVKAKTAQRAKADIANPAHIGAPMPGAVASVAVSAGQKVKAGDLLLTIEAMKMETGLHADRDAVVKSVHVQAGTQIEAKDLLVEFED, encoded by the coding sequence ATGGCCGAATTTCAGAAGATCCTTATCGCCAACCGTGGTGAAATTGCTATCCGCATCATGCGCGCCGCAAATGAATTGGGCAAACGCACCGTCGCGGTTTACGCAGAAGAGGACAAGCTGGGCCTGCACCGGTTCAAGGCAGATGAAGCCTACCGCATTGGCGAAGGGATGGGGCCGGTTGCCGCCTATCTTTCGATTGACGAGATTATCCGCGTGGCCAAGCAGGCGGGCGCAGATGCCATTCATCCGGGCTATGGCCTGCTGTCGGAAAACCCCGACCTGATTGATGCCTGTGTGGAAAACGGCATCACCTTTATCGGCCCCAAGGCAGAAACCATGCGCGCGCTTGGGGACAAGGCCAGCGCGCGGCGCGTGGCCATTGAAGCAGGCGTGCCGGTCATTCCCGCGACCGAGGTTCTGGACGATGACATGGACAAAATCCGCGCGATGGCGGACGAGGTGGGCTATCCGCTGATGCTCAAGGCCAGCCATGGCGGTGGCGGGCGCGGCATGCGTGCGGTCAACGGCCCCGAAGAACTGGAAGCCATGGTCCGCGAAGGCAGGCGCGAGGCAGAGGCCGCTTTTGGCAATGGCGAAGGGTATCTGGAAAAGATGATCCAGCGCGCCCGCCATGTCGAGGTGCAGTTGCTGGGCGACACGCATGGCAACCTGTATCATCTGTATGAACGCGATTGCACCGTGCAGCGCCGCAACCAGAAGGTCGTTGAACGCGCCCCCGCCCCCTATCTAAGCGCCGAGCAACGCGCCGAGATTTGCGAGTTGGGTCTGAAAATCGGGCGCGCAGTAGGCTATCAGAACGCGGGCACTGTCGAATTCCTGATGGATATGGACGAGGGCAAGTTCTACTTCATCGAAGTGAACCCGCGCGTGCAGGTGGAACATACCGTCACCGAAGAAGTCACCGGCATCGACATTGTCAAAGCGCAAATCCGCGTGGCCGAAGGGGCAACCCTGTCCGAAGCCACCGGCACCCCCAGTCAGGGCGATGTCACCTTGTCGGGCCACGCCCTGCAATGCCGCATCACAACCGAAGACCCGCTGAACAATTTCATCCCCGATTACGGCCGCCTGACCGCCTATCGCAGTGCCACCGGCATGGGCATTCGTCTGGACGGGGGCACCGCCTATGCGGGCGGCGTGATCACGCGCTACTATGATTCACTTCTGGTCAAGGTAACGGCATGGGCCGCCACGCCCGAAGAATCCATTGCGCGGATGGACCGCGCGCTGCGCGAATTCCGCATTCGCGGTGTCAGCACCAATATTGATTTTGTCATCAACCTGCTGAAACACCCGACCTTTCTGGATTACAGCTACACAACGAAATTCATCGACACGACGGATGCTCTGTTTCATTTCCGCAAGCGTCGCGACCGCGCCACCAAGATTCTGACCTATATTGCCGACATTACAGTGAACGGGCATCCCGAAACCGCCGGACGGGTGCGCCCGGCAGCAGGGATCAAAACCCCCGCGGCCCCCACAGTCACAGGCCAGCCCCCGCGCGGCGCGAAACAAATTCTGGACGAACAGGGACCGCAGGCCGTGGCTGACTGGATGGCCGCCGAAAAGCGCCTGCTTTTGACCGACACGACCATGCGCGATGCGCACCAGTCCCTTCTGGCCACGCGCATGCGGTCCATCGACATGATCCGCGTGGCCCCTGCCTATGCGCATATGCTGCCGCAATTGTTCAGCATGGAATGCTGGGGCGGTGCCACGTTCGATGTGGCCTACCGCTTCTTGCAGGAATGCCCGTGGCAACGCCTGCGCGATCTGCGCGCGCGCATGCCCAACCTGATGACGCAAATGCTGCTGCGGGCGTCAAACGGGGTGGGGTATACGAATTACCCCGACAATGTGGTGCAGTTCTTTGTGCGTCAGGCCGCCGAAACGGGTGTGGATGTGTTCCGCGTCTTTGACAGCCTGAACTGGGTTGAAAACATGCGCGTCGCCATGGATGCCGTGCTGGATGCGAACAAGGTGTGCGAAGGCACGATCTGCTATACCGGCGACATTCTGAACCCTGAGCGCGCGAAATATGACCTGAAATACTATGTCCGCATGGGCCAGGACCTGAAAGCGGCAGGCGCGCATGTGCTGGGCCTGAAGGATATGGCGGGCTTGCTGAAGCCTGCATCGGCGCGGATGCTGATCAAGGCGCTGAAGGAAGATGTCGGCCTGCCCATCCATTTCCACACCCATGACACGGGCGGCATAGCGGGCGCCACCATTCTGGCCGCAGCCGAAGCGGGCGTAGATGCCGCCGACGCCGCGATGGATGCGTTTTCGGGCAATACCAGCCAGCCCACGCTGGGGTCGATTGTGGAAGCGCTGCGCTTCACCGACCGCGACACGGGGCTGGACATGGGCGCGATTCGCAAGATTTCCGATTACTGGGAAGATGTGCGCGCGCATTATGCCGCGTTCGAATCCGCGCAGCAGGCCCCCAGTTCCGAAGTGTATCTGCATGAAATGCCCGGCGGACAGTTCACCAACCTGAAAGCGCAGGCACGGTCGATGGGGCTGGAAGACCGCTGGCCGGAAGTTGCGCGCACCTATGCAGATGTGAACATGATGTTCGGCGACATCGTCAAGGTCACGCCATCGTCCAAGGTGGTGGGCGACATGGCGCTGATGATGGTGTCGCAAGGGCTGACGCGCGCGGATGTTGAAAACCCCGATCGCGATGTCAGTTTCCCCGATTCGGTGATCGACATGATGCGCGGCAATCTGGGCCAACCCCCGGGCGGCTGGCCGGACGGGATTTTGCGCAAGATCCTGAAAGATGAAGCCCCGCTGACCGAACGCCCCGGCGCACGCCTGCCCCCCGTCGATCTGGACGCCACGCGCGCAGAACTCAGCGCGGAGTTGGAAGGATTCACTGTCGATGATGAGGACCTGAACGGCTATCTGATGTATCCAAAGGTGTTTCTGGATTATATGGGTCGCCACCGCGTTTACGGCCCCGTGCGCGCCCTGCCCACGCAGACCTTCTTTTACGGGATGGAACCGGGCGAGGAAATCTCGGCCGAGATTGCACCGGGCAAAACACTGGAAATCCGCGTTGTTGCCGTAAGCGAAACCGGCGATGATGGTGATGTGAAGGTATTTTTCGAACTGAACGGCCAGCCGCGCACGATTCGCGTGCCCAACCGCGAAGTGAAAGCCAAGACCGCGCAACGCGCCAAGGCAGATATAGCCAACCCCGCCCATATCGGCGCACCAATGCCGGGCGCGGTTGCCTCTGTAGCCGTCAGTGCGGGGCAAAAGGTGAAGGCGGGCGACCTGCTTTTGACGATCGAGGCCATGAAAATGGAAACCGGCCTGCATGCCGACCGCGACGCCGTGGTGAAATCCGTGCATGTTCAGGCAGGCACCCAGATCGAAGCCAAGGATCTGCTGGTCGAGTTCGAGGACTGA
- the trpA gene encoding tryptophan synthase subunit alpha yields the protein MTRIDTTFAALKSERRKAFVAYIMAGDPDLETSLAIMQGLPDAGVDVIELGVPFTDPMADGPTIQLAGQRALDGGQTLDKTLDMVRRFRADNDTTPIVLMGYYNPIYSMGVARFLDKATDAGIDGLIVVDLPPEEDSELCLPAQAAGLNFIRLATPTTDDKRLPKVLQNTSGFVYYVSITGITGAAAAQATQVGPEVARIKAQTDLPVIVGFGISTPQTAQDIASVADGCVVGSAIVKEIASGKPVADVLDYVRALADGAHRG from the coding sequence ATGACCAGAATCGATACAACATTCGCCGCCCTGAAATCCGAGCGCCGCAAGGCCTTCGTTGCCTATATCATGGCGGGCGACCCCGACCTTGAAACCTCGCTTGCCATCATGCAGGGACTGCCCGACGCAGGGGTCGATGTCATTGAACTGGGTGTGCCTTTCACCGACCCCATGGCGGATGGTCCCACCATCCAGCTTGCCGGTCAGCGCGCCCTTGATGGCGGGCAGACACTGGACAAGACGCTGGATATGGTGCGCCGCTTCAGGGCGGATAACGACACCACCCCGATTGTCCTGATGGGCTATTACAACCCGATCTACAGCATGGGCGTTGCGCGTTTTCTGGACAAGGCGACAGATGCGGGCATTGACGGGTTGATTGTCGTTGACCTGCCCCCCGAAGAAGACAGTGAACTATGCCTGCCCGCACAGGCGGCAGGGCTGAATTTCATCCGGCTGGCCACGCCCACCACGGATGACAAGCGCCTGCCCAAGGTTTTGCAAAACACATCCGGTTTCGTCTATTATGTGTCCATCACCGGAATCACCGGTGCTGCGGCCGCGCAGGCCACACAGGTCGGACCAGAGGTCGCGCGCATCAAGGCACAGACAGACCTGCCCGTGATCGTGGGATTTGGCATATCAACGCCGCAAACAGCGCAAGATATCGCCAGCGTGGCCGATGGCTGTGTCGTGGGGTCCGCGATCGTCAAGGAGATCGCGTCCGGCAAACCTGTCGCGGATGTGCTGGATTATGTGCGCGCCCTGGCTGATGGGGCGCATCGCGGATAG
- a CDS encoding CAP domain-containing protein, producing the protein MLRTIVISLLGALFLAACDVSPVAMRMGPDGKPVPAVYRISQSDAPRVRQRMQDGLNTMRSQHGQPPLQGNAELASAAATHAQDMSFQSRPWHWGSDGSSPMQRAQRAGYQGTFVGEMVSETFETEIETVTAWMQEPETRAVILDSSARDVGVGWHQDGNGKLWWVVVLGEPGAGFQMAGR; encoded by the coding sequence ATGTTGCGGACTATTGTTATATCTTTGCTTGGTGCGCTGTTTCTGGCTGCATGTGATGTGTCACCTGTTGCCATGCGCATGGGGCCGGACGGCAAGCCGGTTCCGGCTGTATATCGAATCAGTCAAAGTGATGCGCCGCGCGTGCGCCAGCGTATGCAGGACGGCCTGAACACGATGCGTTCGCAGCACGGTCAGCCGCCACTTCAGGGCAATGCCGAACTGGCCAGCGCTGCGGCAACGCACGCGCAGGACATGTCATTCCAAAGCCGCCCGTGGCATTGGGGGTCGGACGGGTCCAGCCCGATGCAACGTGCGCAACGTGCGGGCTATCAGGGGACGTTCGTGGGCGAGATGGTTTCGGAAACCTTCGAGACAGAAATTGAAACTGTAACAGCATGGATGCAGGAACCGGAAACCCGCGCAGTCATTCTGGACAGCAGCGCGCGTGATGTGGGCGTGGGCTGGCATCAGGATGGCAACGGAAAACTGTGGTGGGTGGTTGTGCTGGGTGAACCCGGTGCGGGTTTCCAGATGGCCGGGCGTTAA
- the hemH gene encoding ferrochelatase, with amino-acid sequence MLDAKLQSTAHGCPAHMDHPGEGRLAHAGADHPPVPQAKIGVLLANLGTPDNYDYWSMRRYLNEFLSDKRVIDYPAWKWQPLLQLIILTKRPFTSGANYKSIWNHDKGESPLMTITKDQTASIAKAIATQFGDNVMVDFCMRYGNPSTQSKVDEMVKAGCEKILFFPLYPHYAGATSATACDQFFRALMDQKWQPAARTVAPYFDHPAYISALAKSVQDTYDQMNEKPEVLVASYHGMPKRYLLQGDPYHCQCQKTTRLLREALGWEKDKVQTTFQSVFGTEEWLRPYTVEHVADLARQGVKRLAIVAPAFSADCIETLEEINEEIRESFEHAGGEQFTYIPCLNDDPAHVDALVQVIASNLSGWT; translated from the coding sequence ATGCTTGATGCAAAGCTACAGTCTACGGCGCACGGCTGCCCTGCCCATATGGATCATCCGGGAGAGGGGCGTCTGGCCCATGCGGGAGCAGATCATCCCCCCGTGCCACAGGCCAAGATCGGGGTGTTGCTGGCCAATCTGGGGACGCCGGATAATTACGATTACTGGTCCATGCGGCGCTACCTGAATGAATTTCTGTCAGACAAGCGCGTGATAGATTACCCCGCATGGAAATGGCAGCCGCTTTTGCAACTGATCATCCTGACCAAACGACCCTTCACATCGGGGGCGAATTACAAATCCATCTGGAACCATGACAAGGGCGAAAGCCCGCTGATGACCATTACAAAAGACCAGACCGCCAGCATCGCAAAGGCGATTGCCACGCAGTTTGGCGATAACGTCATGGTGGATTTCTGCATGCGCTATGGCAACCCGTCCACGCAATCCAAGGTGGATGAAATGGTCAAGGCAGGGTGCGAAAAGATTCTGTTCTTTCCGCTATATCCGCATTACGCGGGCGCGACATCTGCGACCGCCTGTGACCAGTTCTTTCGCGCCCTGATGGACCAAAAATGGCAGCCCGCGGCCCGCACGGTCGCACCCTATTTCGACCACCCTGCCTATATTTCCGCTTTGGCCAAATCGGTGCAGGACACCTATGACCAGATGAACGAGAAACCAGAGGTCCTGGTGGCATCCTACCATGGCATGCCGAAACGCTATCTGCTTCAGGGGGACCCCTATCATTGCCAATGCCAGAAAACCACGCGGTTGCTACGCGAGGCACTGGGCTGGGAAAAGGACAAGGTTCAGACTACATTCCAGTCGGTTTTTGGAACAGAAGAATGGTTGCGCCCCTATACTGTGGAACATGTTGCCGATCTGGCGCGGCAGGGCGTGAAGCGGCTTGCGATTGTGGCACCGGCATTTTCTGCGGATTGCATCGAGACGCTGGAAGAAATCAACGAAGAAATCCGCGAAAGTTTCGAGCACGCGGGCGGGGAACAGTTTACATATATCCCCTGCCTGAATGATGATCCTGCGCATGTGGATGCGCTTGTTCAGGTGATCGCGTCCAACCTGTCGGGCTGGACCTGA
- a CDS encoding methyltransferase domain-containing protein, which translates to MTRTTPPELTDRPALLRNRARASATRQVPFLHQLAQEELQFRLDMVNRPFNAPAIITGLPQVWADFLPDARVVADDPVLDLQEGAHDLVLHVMALHWASDPVGQLVQARRALRPDGLFLGVMFGGQTLSELRSALAQAESDLTGGLSPRVVPMAEIRDLGALLQRSGMALPVADSLTQSVAYSSLQRLFDDLREMGERNALAARRRSLSPPALFRRTEQNYAAHYADDSGRLRATYELIFLIGWAPDDSQPRPLRPGSAKMSLADALGSVETPLPDQVKIPGND; encoded by the coding sequence ATGACCCGCACCACCCCGCCAGAATTGACAGACCGGCCCGCCTTGCTGCGCAACCGCGCGCGGGCATCCGCGACGCGCCAAGTCCCCTTCCTGCACCAGCTTGCACAAGAGGAACTTCAGTTTCGTCTGGATATGGTTAACAGACCGTTTAATGCGCCCGCCATAATCACGGGTTTGCCGCAGGTCTGGGCGGATTTCTTGCCAGATGCGCGCGTCGTTGCCGATGATCCCGTGCTGGATCTGCAAGAGGGCGCGCATGATCTGGTGCTGCATGTGATGGCGCTGCACTGGGCATCGGACCCTGTGGGCCAGTTGGTGCAGGCGCGGCGTGCCCTGCGCCCTGACGGGCTGTTCCTTGGGGTGATGTTTGGCGGCCAGACCTTGTCGGAATTGCGCAGCGCGCTTGCACAAGCCGAATCGGACCTGACGGGCGGATTGTCCCCAAGAGTGGTGCCAATGGCCGAAATCCGCGACCTGGGTGCGTTGTTGCAGCGTTCCGGAATGGCCTTGCCGGTCGCAGATTCGCTAACCCAGTCGGTTGCGTATAGCAGCCTGCAACGCTTGTTCGATGATCTGCGCGAGATGGGCGAACGCAACGCATTGGCCGCGCGTCGTCGCAGTCTTAGCCCCCCTGCGCTGTTTCGACGCACAGAGCAAAATTACGCCGCGCATTACGCCGATGACAGCGGGCGCCTACGGGCCACATATGAGCTTATCTTCCTGATAGGATGGGCGCCAGACGACAGCCAGCCGCGCCCGCTGCGGCCCGGTTCTGCCAAAATGTCACTGGCAGATGCACTGGGAAGTGTGGAAACGCCGCTGCCAGATCAGGTGAAAATCCCCGGCAATGATTGA
- a CDS encoding ComF family protein, giving the protein MQRLHVTGRTFATRLLHAVYPPQCMTCDTLVEEQGALCPACWRDTGFIFGQCCNLCGTPLPGDSAADWDVICDDCLTLARPWEQGRAVMVYGDKARQILLGLKYHDRLDHAPVAGKWLARVARPMVQPDMLVAPVPLHWLRLLKRRYNQAAVLSCALARNLHLAHCPDLLIRHRYTGTQDGRGRMGRFANVEGAFRANPRQAHRITGRHILLVDDVMTAGATFAAASDTLLARGAASVRVIALARVAHTP; this is encoded by the coding sequence ATGCAGCGGCTGCACGTCACCGGCAGAACATTTGCCACGCGCCTGCTGCACGCGGTCTATCCGCCGCAATGCATGACCTGCGACACGCTGGTCGAAGAACAAGGTGCGCTGTGTCCCGCGTGCTGGCGCGACACCGGCTTTATTTTCGGACAATGCTGCAACCTGTGCGGCACCCCCCTGCCCGGCGACAGCGCAGCGGACTGGGATGTGATCTGCGATGACTGCCTGACCCTTGCGCGGCCATGGGAACAGGGGCGCGCAGTGATGGTCTATGGCGACAAGGCGCGCCAGATCCTGCTGGGGCTGAAATATCATGACCGGCTGGACCACGCCCCTGTCGCGGGGAAATGGCTGGCACGGGTTGCGCGACCAATGGTGCAGCCGGACATGCTGGTTGCACCCGTCCCGCTGCATTGGCTGCGCCTGCTGAAACGACGCTATAATCAGGCGGCGGTTCTGTCCTGCGCATTGGCCCGCAACCTGCACCTTGCGCATTGTCCTGATTTGCTGATTCGCCACCGCTATACCGGCACACAGGACGGGCGCGGGCGTATGGGCCGGTTTGCAAATGTCGAAGGGGCGTTCCGCGCGAACCCGCGACAGGCGCATCGCATCACAGGCCGTCACATCCTGCTGGTGGATGATGTCATGACCGCAGGGGCGACATTTGCGGCGGCAAGTGATACGCTGCTGGCACGCGGGGCGGCGTCGGTTCGTGTCATCGCACTGGCGCGCGTTGCACATACGCCATGA
- the grxC gene encoding glutaredoxin 3, translating into MQPIEIYTSPLCGFCHSAKRLLTSKGASFTEIDLSRTPDRRAEMMKRAAGRHTVPQIFIGQTHVGGCDELYALERAGKLDPLLKG; encoded by the coding sequence ATGCAACCGATTGAAATTTATACCTCGCCGCTATGCGGCTTTTGCCATTCAGCGAAACGCCTGCTGACGTCCAAAGGGGCCAGCTTCACGGAAATCGACCTAAGCCGCACCCCGGACCGTCGCGCCGAGATGATGAAACGCGCAGCCGGACGGCATACTGTGCCGCAAATCTTCATCGGGCAAACCCATGTCGGCGGCTGTGACGAGCTGTATGCGCTGGAACGTGCGGGAAAACTTGATCCCTTGCTGAAGGGATAA
- a CDS encoding carbon-nitrogen hydrolase family protein, which produces MRAALLQLNSGDDPAANLPVTLDYLHEAAAGGAHIALTPEVTNCVSSSRAHQNNVLQHEDSDITLATLRDAARELQIWVLIGSLALKTHDADGRFANRSFLIAPDGTIAARYDKVHMFDVQVSEAESYRESSGFRPGTHAVLADTDLACIGLSVCYDLRFAYLYRALAQAGAEILTVPAAFSPVTGAAHWHVLLRARAIETGCFVLAPAQTGQHAAHEGKPRQTYGHSLAVSPWGEVLLDMGTQPGVGFVTLDLDQIVGARGRIPALFHDRPIEGPAHP; this is translated from the coding sequence TTGCGCGCGGCACTTCTGCAACTGAATTCCGGCGACGACCCTGCCGCAAACCTGCCGGTCACACTGGATTATCTGCATGAAGCCGCCGCAGGCGGGGCGCATATCGCCCTGACACCGGAAGTGACCAATTGTGTATCCTCCTCGCGCGCGCATCAAAACAATGTCTTGCAACACGAAGACAGCGACATAACCCTTGCCACACTGCGCGATGCCGCGCGCGAGTTGCAAATCTGGGTGCTGATCGGATCATTGGCGCTGAAAACACATGATGCGGACGGGCGCTTTGCCAACCGGTCTTTCCTGATCGCCCCGGATGGCACAATCGCTGCGCGCTATGACAAGGTTCATATGTTCGACGTGCAGGTGTCAGAGGCCGAATCCTACCGCGAATCGTCCGGCTTCAGGCCGGGCACACACGCGGTTCTGGCCGATACCGACCTGGCCTGTATTGGACTAAGCGTTTGTTATGACCTGCGCTTTGCCTATCTTTACCGCGCACTTGCGCAGGCGGGTGCAGAAATTCTGACCGTGCCCGCCGCATTCAGTCCGGTGACGGGGGCCGCGCATTGGCATGTGTTGCTGCGTGCACGGGCCATTGAAACGGGGTGTTTTGTGCTGGCGCCTGCGCAAACCGGCCAGCATGCGGCACATGAAGGCAAACCGCGCCAGACCTATGGCCATTCCCTTGCCGTAAGCCCGTGGGGCGAGGTGTTGCTGGATATGGGCACGCAACCGGGTGTAGGGTTTGTGACACTCGATCTCGACCAGATTGTGGGCGCGCGCGGACGCATTCCCGCATTGTTCCACGACAGACCCATCGAAGGACCGGCACACCCATGA
- a CDS encoding MarR family winged helix-turn-helix transcriptional regulator: MTSAPRSDLANALFSELLMADQLARNRLSKVLPKGMELSHFGVLNLLARQQAERSPAELARAFHVTRGAMTNTLNKLEWAGYVHIRPDWDDARRKMVAISPAGRAARDAALAAISPLIDDIAKTLGEDRVRQTVPVLRELRLRLES, translated from the coding sequence ATGACATCTGCACCGCGTTCAGATCTGGCGAACGCCCTTTTCAGTGAATTGCTGATGGCAGATCAACTGGCCCGCAACCGCCTGTCCAAAGTGTTGCCAAAGGGGATGGAGCTGTCACATTTCGGTGTGCTGAACCTGCTTGCGCGCCAGCAGGCGGAACGCAGCCCCGCAGAACTGGCGCGCGCCTTTCATGTGACACGCGGCGCAATGACCAACACATTGAACAAGCTGGAATGGGCAGGTTACGTCCATATCCGCCCCGACTGGGACGATGCGCGGCGTAAAATGGTCGCCATCAGCCCTGCGGGGCGCGCGGCACGCGATGCCGCCCTTGCCGCGATAAGCCCGCTGATTGATGATATTGCAAAAACGCTGGGCGAAGACCGCGTTCGCCAGACGGTTCCAGTGCTGCGCGAATTGCGATTGCGACTTGAATCATGA
- a CDS encoding sigma-70 family RNA polymerase sigma factor: protein MADDIAHLLNRITRQDKNALRALYSQAAPKLMGILMRMLGNRPDAEDALQDVMIKIWNRAAAFDPEKGTGMGWICAVTRNHALDCLRASRPARLRTTPSGGYSGDDHDDPIARLPDPTPGAEEQSLARMEMLRVVACIKELPEDRATAVQGAYLQGLSYQELASRFDVPLNTMRTWLRRALISLKECLEK, encoded by the coding sequence GTGGCTGACGACATAGCGCATCTGCTGAACCGCATCACGCGGCAGGACAAAAACGCGCTTCGGGCGCTGTATAGTCAGGCCGCCCCGAAACTGATGGGCATTCTGATGCGTATGTTGGGTAACAGGCCCGATGCAGAAGATGCATTGCAAGATGTCATGATAAAGATCTGGAATCGTGCAGCGGCCTTTGACCCCGAAAAAGGGACCGGAATGGGCTGGATCTGCGCTGTAACGCGAAATCATGCACTCGATTGCTTGCGGGCGTCGCGTCCTGCAAGGCTGCGAACCACCCCCTCGGGCGGGTATTCCGGTGATGACCACGATGACCCGATCGCGCGCCTGCCAGACCCGACCCCCGGCGCCGAAGAACAATCGCTTGCGCGCATGGAAATGCTGCGGGTGGTCGCCTGCATCAAGGAGCTGCCGGAAGATCGCGCAACCGCCGTTCAGGGGGCCTATCTGCAAGGGTTAAGCTATCAGGAACTCGCAAGCCGGTTCGATGTGCCGCTGAATACGATGCGCACCTGGTTGAGACGGGCCTTGATCAGCCTGAAGGAGTGTCTGGAAAAATGA
- a CDS encoding anti-sigma factor domain-containing protein produces MSEQTPQTPIPDDDVLAAEYVLGLLDGDDWQAAKGRCAVDGNFAQLVQAWEARLAPLNELYENADAPDLMPQIEAQLFPAPQQRSRKSWFWGLLSGTAVAAAIGVAILVFVPAAPPTGPVLQAELVATDRELVLQARFDVAATELRVTLRGQDAGADLDYELWVIDETEVPRSLGVVRAAELSLPAQLAQGQVLAISLEPAGGSPTGLPTGDVLAVAELSES; encoded by the coding sequence ATGAGCGAACAGACACCACAAACCCCGATCCCCGATGATGACGTGCTGGCCGCAGAATATGTGCTTGGCCTGCTGGATGGTGACGACTGGCAGGCAGCCAAGGGCCGCTGCGCGGTTGACGGAAATTTTGCACAGCTTGTGCAGGCATGGGAAGCCCGCCTTGCGCCCCTGAACGAGCTATATGAAAATGCAGACGCCCCCGACCTGATGCCGCAGATCGAAGCGCAGCTATTCCCCGCCCCGCAACAACGCAGCCGCAAATCATGGTTCTGGGGCTTGCTGTCGGGGACTGCGGTTGCGGCAGCGATTGGCGTGGCCATTCTGGTATTTGTGCCCGCCGCGCCGCCTACCGGGCCGGTGCTTCAGGCGGAACTGGTCGCCACCGACCGTGAACTGGTGTTGCAGGCGCGCTTTGATGTCGCGGCCACGGAACTGCGCGTCACCCTGCGCGGGCAGGATGCAGGCGCGGATCTTGACTATGAATTATGGGTGATTGACGAAACCGAGGTTCCGCGCTCGCTTGGGGTGGTGCGTGCCGCAGAACTGTCCCTGCCTGCCCAGCTTGCGCAAGGGCAGGTGCTGGCAATCAGTCTGGAACCCGCAGGCGGGTCACCCACGGGGCTGCCGACCGGTGACGTGCTGGCGGTTGCGGAACTCAGCGAAAGCTGA